Proteins encoded in a region of the Mixophyes fleayi isolate aMixFle1 chromosome 5, aMixFle1.hap1, whole genome shotgun sequence genome:
- the VCPIP1 gene encoding deubiquitinating protein VCPIP1, with amino-acid sequence MSQSPQSPSQMQQQKRRDRRIFSGTCPDPKCRARLFFPAQGSGSIECTDCGQRHEQRQLLEVEEVVEPDVVLHNLLRNALLGVAGPSRRNTDMVKVMGLSNYHCKLLSPILARYGMDKQTGKAKLLRDMNQGDVFDCSLLGDRAFLIEPEHVDTVGYGKDRSGSLLYLHDTLEDIKKANNNQECFIPVHVDGDGHCLVHAVSRSLVGRELFWHALRENLKKHLKEHLDTYKALFHDFIDVAEWEDIINECDPCFVPPEGVPLGLRNIHIFGLANVLHRPIILLDSLSGMRSSGDYSATFLPGLIAVENCKGKDGQLNKPICIAWSSSGRNHYIPLVGIKGSSLPKLPLKLLPKAWGVPQDLIRKYIKLEDDGSCIIGGDRSLQDKYLLRLVAAMEEVFMNKHGIHPSLVADVHQYFYRRTGVIGIQPEEVTSAAKKAVLENRLYKCLICGALSELLVPPEWLAPGGKLYSLAKTTHGQLKPDKNYSFPLNNIVCSYDAVNDILLPDFNLSNLTSCNWCRGNSVRRVKNDSSIVYLDGDRTNTRSYGGKCGCGFKHYWDGKEYDNLPEAFPITLEWAGRVVRETVYWFQYESDGSLNSNVYDVAMKLVTKHFPGEFGSEILVQKVVNTILHQTAKKNPDDYTPVSIDGAHVQRVDDIKQEQDSDSNLPTKIILTGQKAKTLHKEELNMSKTERKLQHNITEQASVMQKRKSNQIKQENKGQARASSPGTVRDSPSSGSSTPTKTPYSPTSSKEKKIRITTNDGRQAMLTLKFSTTFSELREGIAKELDIPPYLQCIRFGFPPKELLPPKDGMENEPVPLQHGDRVTVEILKAKDKPVQHTSSHFAHAVTDEDSSESAKSVSKEIQDQIDKEMYSLCLLATLMGEDVWSYAKGLPHLFQQGGVFYNIMKKNMGVVDGKHCTFPYLPNKTFVYNAAEDRLELCVDAAGHFPIGPEVEELVKDALSQVRSEASSRSRESSPSHGLMKLGSGGVVKKKSEQHHNVTVFQGKGHSLGTASNSPEHNQRTRAASKPSSTSFSNIATYTDPPSFTSTSSDSELIRVAPGVITMRDSRQLDPNLIEAQRKKLQEMVSSIQASMDKHLRDQNAEQLTGSETSPKKGEWLSSKSGSSPSRVTGDTTAGPVATGSSAGSSVAASLSVRPKVQSAVSTEDAEEMDSQDAEIANIAEPMDHS; translated from the exons ATGTCTCAGTCTCCTCAGTCCCCGTCACAGATGCAGCAGCAGAAGAGGAGAGATCGGCGCATCTTTTCCGGGACCTGTCCGGACCCCAAGTGCCGGGCCCGACTGTTCTTCCCGGCCCAGGGCTCAGGGAGCATCGAGTGCACGGACTGCGGCCAGAGACATGAGCAGAGGCAGCTGCTGGAGGTGGAGGAGGTCGTAGAACCAGACGTGGTGCTGCACAACCTGCTGAGAAACGCCCTGCTCGGTGTGGCCGGGCCGTCCCGGAGGAACACTGACATGGTGAAGGTGATGGGGCTCTCCAACTACCACTGCAAGCTGCTGTCCCCCATCCTGGCCCGCTACGGCATGGACAAGCAGACTGGCAAGGCCAAGCTGCTCAGGGACATGAATCAGGGGGATGTGTTTGACTGCTCCCTCCTGGGGGACAGAGCCTTCCTTATTGAGCCTGAACATGTAGACACTGTGGGCTATGGTAAGGACCGCTCAGGTAGCCTCCTGTATCTGCATGACACATTGGAGGACATCAAGAAGGCCAACAACAACCAAGAGTGCTTCATACCTGTTCATGTTGATGGGGATGGGCACTGCTTGGTGCATGCAGTGTCCCGGTCACTTGTTGGTAGGGAATTGTTTTGGCATGCATTACGTGAGAATCTAAAGAAACACCTGAAAGAACACCTGGATACATACAAAGCACTTTTCCACGATTTTATTGATGTGGCAGAATGGGAAGACATCATTAATGAGTGTGATCCATGTTTTGTGCCTCCTGAAGGAGTTCCTCTAGGTCTAAGAAATATTCACATTTTTGGACTTGCTAATGTCCTTCACCGTCCTATTATATTGCTTGATTCCTTAAGTGGCATGAGGAGTTCTGGGGACTATTCAGCTACTTTCCTTCCTGGGTTGATCGCAGTAGAAAACTGTAAGGGCAAAGATGGACAGCTCAATAAGCCAATATGCATTGCCTGGAGTAGCTCAGGACGCAATCATTACATCCCTTTGGTTGGTATCAAAGGCAGTTCCTTGCCAAAACTTCCTTTAAAATTGCTTCCCAAGGCATGGGGGGTACCACAGGATTTGATACGAAAATATATAAAGTTAGAGGACGATGGCAGTTGTATTATTGGAGGTGACAGAAGTTTGCAAGACAAGTATCTGCTTCGACTGGTTGCTGCAATGGAGGAGGTATTCATGAACAAGCATGGTATCCATCCCAGTTTGGTAGCAGATGTACATCAATATTTTTATCGGAGAACTGGAGTCATCGGAATTCAACCTGAAGAAGTGACAAGTGCTGCCAAGAAAGCAGTGTTGGAAAACCGCCTATACAAATGCCTCATATGTGGGGCACTTTCAGAACTTCTGGTCCCTCCAGAGTGGTTGGCCCCAGGCGGGAAATTGTATAGCTTGGCGAAAACAACCCACGGTCAGTTGAAGCCAGATAAAAATTACAGTTTTCCACTAAATAACATAGTTTGTTCTTATGATGCCGTAAATGACATTTTGTTACCCGACTTTAATTTGAGCAACTTAACCAGTTGCAACTGGTGCCGTGGTAACTCAGTACGCAGAGTGAAAAATGATTCGTCCATTGTGTATCTGGATGGTGACAGAACTAACACCAGGTCCTATGGTGGCAAATGTGGCTGTGGTTTTAAACATTACTGGGATGGTAAGGAATACGATAATTTGCCTGAAGCATTTCCTATAACATTGGAGTGGGCTGGAAGAGTAGTGAGGGAAACTGTATATTGGTTCCAGTATGAAAGTGATGGCAGTCTGAATAGTAATGTATATGATGTTGCAATGAAACTGGTCACCAAGCATTTCCCAGGAGAATTTGGCAGTGAGATTCTTGTACAGAAAGTGGTtaatacaatattacatcagacTGCCAAAAAGAATCCTGATGACTATACTCCTGTGTCAATTGATGGAGCCCATGTTCAAAGAGTTGACGATATTAAACAGGAACAGGACTCGGACTCAAACCTACCAACAAAAATCATTCTCACTGGTCAGAAGGCTAAAACTTTGCACAAAGAAGAGTTAAACATGAGTAAAACAGAAAGGAAGCTCCAGCATAACATTACAGAGCAAGCATCTGTGATGCAAAAACGCAAATCAAACCagataaaacaagaaaataaggGACAAGCAAGAGCTTCATCTCCTGGCACTGTCAGAGATAGTCCATCTTCGGGCTCTTCAACTCCCACAAAAACGCCTTATTCCCCAACATCttccaaagaaaagaaaatccGTATAACAACCAATGATGGTCGCCAGGCGATGCTCACATTAAAGTTCTCGACAACGTTTTCTGAACTTCGGGAAGGAATAGCCAAAGAGTTAGACATTCCTCCTTACTTACAGTGCATTCGTTTTGGATTTCCTCCGAAAGAGCTTCTGCCACCAAAAGACGGCATGGAAAATGAGCCTGTACCTTTACAACATGGTGATCGAGTGACCGTGGAGATTTTGAAGGCCAAAGATAAACCTGTCCAGCATACCTCTTCCCACTTTGCCCATGCTGTTACAGATGAGGATTCCTCAGAGTCTGCAAAATCTGTTTCCAAGGAGATCCAAGACCAGATTGATAAAGAGATGTACTCCTTGTGTTTGCTGGCGACCCTTATGG GGGAAGATGTTTGGTCATATGCTAAAGGTCTCCCTCATCTGTTCCAGCAAGGAGGTGTCTTTTACAATATAATGAAGAAAAACATGG GTGTGGTCGATGGAAAGCATTGCACATTTCCCTACCTCCCTAACAAAACCTTTGTGTACAATGCGGCTGAAGACAGGCTGGAACTGTGTGTGGATGCCGCAGGCCATTTTCCCATTGGTCCTGAGGTTGAAGAATTGGTGAAAGATGCATTAAGCCAAGTGCGTTCCGAGGCTTCTTCTAGAAGCAGAGAATCTAGTCCCTCTCATGGACTGATGAAACTGGGCAGTGGAGGTGTAGTGAAGAAGAAATCGGAGCAGCATCACAATGTAACAGTCTTTCAAGGCAAAGGACACTCGTTGGGTACAGCCTCTAATAGTCCAGAACATAATCAGAGAACAAGAGCTGCATCAAAGCCTAGCTCAACTAGCTTTAGTAACATCGCAACATATACCGATCCTCCTTCATTCACTTCTACATCCAGCGACAGTGAGCTTATTAGGGTAGCCCCTGGAGTTATCACCATGAGAGATAGCCGTCAACTTGACCCCAACTTAATTGAGGCCCAGCGGAAAAAATTACAGGAAATGGTTTCTTCAATTCAGGCATCTATGGATAAACACTTACGAGATCAAAATGCAGAGCAGTTGACGGGGTCCGAGACATCTCCAAAGAAGGGAGAATGGCTTTCCTCAAAGTCTGGGAGCAGTCCTTCAAGAGTGACTGGTGACACAACTGCAGGACCTGTAGCAACAGGTAGTAGTGCAGGGAGTTCTGTGGCAGCATCATTGTCTGTGAGACCGAAAGTTCAGTCCGCGGTCTCTACAGAAGACGCAGAAGAGATGGACAGCCAGGATGCAGAAATAGCCAATATAGCTGAGCCAATGGATCACTCATGA